One part of the Patescibacteria group bacterium genome encodes these proteins:
- a CDS encoding glycosyltransferase family A protein — protein MISIIIPVYNQAKKLIKTLESLRRQSWRDYEVIIVNDGSSDGPESLFIDYIKKLPPDNHFIFINQTNSGAPAARNRGFREARGDYILFCDADAVLESFALEVMHSALEQNPDFSYAYSSFNWGNKLFKVGSFDPEKLRRMPYIHTMSLIRRRDFPESGWDESIKKLQDWDLWLTMLEMGKYGLFIPQVLFTVSPGGTISTWLPAFAYHLLPFLPAVKRYKKAVKIIKAKHGLN, from the coding sequence ATGATTTCTATAATTATCCCTGTCTATAACCAGGCAAAAAAATTAATTAAGACTTTGGAAAGCTTGCGGCGTCAGAGCTGGCGCGATTACGAAGTAATCATTGTCAATGACGGCTCTAGCGACGGGCCCGAATCTTTGTTTATCGATTACATCAAGAAATTACCGCCGGACAATCATTTTATTTTCATTAACCAAACTAACAGCGGGGCGCCAGCGGCGCGCAATCGCGGTTTCCGGGAAGCGCGCGGTGATTATATCCTGTTTTGCGATGCGGATGCCGTTCTAGAAAGCTTCGCCTTGGAGGTGATGCACTCTGCCTTGGAGCAGAACCCTGATTTCAGTTATGCTTATTCATCTTTCAATTGGGGAAATAAATTATTCAAAGTGGGTAGCTTCGATCCTGAAAAGTTGCGCCGGATGCCCTATATCCACACCATGTCTTTGATCAGGCGGCGTGATTTTCCAGAAAGCGGCTGGGATGAGAGCATTAAGAAGCTGCAAGATTGGGATTTATGGTTGACCATGCTGGAGATGGGAAAATATGGTTTATTCATTCCCCAGGTTTTATTTACCGTCAGCCCCGGAGGCACGATCAGCACTTGGCTGCCGGCCTTTGCCTATCATCTCCTGCCTTTTTTGCCAGCAGTGAAACGGTATAAGAAAGCGGTTAAAATAATTAAGGCTAAGCACGGCCTGAATTAA
- a CDS encoding DUF192 domain-containing protein: MFLSTRRVIIFALVIIILILLGIFELLLVNNLKKEVRYLLHINDQAISVELADTAAERYKGLSQRNDLCADCGLLFVFPKKEVQDFVMRDMKFSLDIIFIADNKIVKIVSSAPPEGSDPQIIYSSDEAVDYVLELTGDYARKNNLRVGDRVYGLHFK, from the coding sequence ATGTTTCTCAGCACGAGGCGCGTTATTATTTTCGCCTTAGTAATCATCATCTTAATCTTACTGGGTATCTTCGAGTTGCTTTTGGTTAATAATTTGAAGAAAGAGGTCCGTTACTTGTTGCATATCAATGACCAAGCGATTTCTGTAGAATTAGCGGATACGGCCGCAGAGCGCTATAAGGGCCTGAGCCAAAGGAATGATCTTTGCGCCGATTGCGGCTTATTGTTTGTCTTTCCTAAAAAAGAGGTCCAGGATTTTGTGATGCGAGACATGAAATTTTCTTTAGATATAATTTTTATTGCGGATAACAAGATCGTCAAGATCGTCAGCTCGGCCCCGCCAGAGGGAAGCGATCCGCAGATAATCTATAGCAGCGACGAAGCAGTTGATTATGTCTTGGAATTGACAGGCGATTACGCCAGGAAAAATAATCTACGCGTCGGCGACCGGGTTTATGGACTCCATTTTAAGTAA
- a CDS encoding O-antigen ligase family protein produces MDSILSKKIFYFLGGFVLLEALSLVAFSWPVLGPWVFILVLIASFTLAIYRLEYGLLLLVAEMIIASKGYLFSWGPWSWRLALFVIIIIAWLYHALKAKNLWSRLRQLPLPYYFSGLLLFCLIGAVQGYLHYGLSSNWWPDLNGWLFFAILPALAFVYYKNPDKKVYERLALVALAAVIWLGLKTLVFFFIFSHDFSWSYHLYRWIRVSGVGEITNIGFNWPRIFLQSQVYAPIAFLGLLFFPSKKFAYHVLLTLCLMTTLISFSRSFWAGLLLAYIFAAFILIKRNSLKIWLKQTLLVAGLTAGSLVLIYVLAFFPYPKSLVSFSPDLFQRRANFLESEAAIASRWSLLKPLWQKAWQEPVLGQGFGTLVSYHSSDPRILELHPDGYYTTYAFEWAYLDILLKIGLLGLLAYLVLLGRILRQGFKNSTPLKAAIISALVFLIVTNVFTPYLNHPLGIAYLLFSSCLIF; encoded by the coding sequence ATGGACTCCATTTTAAGTAAAAAAATCTTTTATTTCTTGGGCGGCTTCGTTCTCTTGGAAGCCCTGTCCTTGGTAGCTTTTTCTTGGCCGGTGCTAGGCCCCTGGGTTTTTATCTTGGTGCTTATCGCCAGTTTTACTTTGGCTATTTATCGCCTGGAGTACGGCCTCCTGTTGTTGGTGGCGGAGATGATCATCGCTTCTAAGGGCTATCTGTTCTCTTGGGGGCCTTGGTCTTGGCGTTTAGCTCTGTTTGTCATTATAATCATTGCCTGGCTCTATCATGCTTTGAAGGCAAAGAATCTTTGGTCGCGTTTAAGGCAGCTGCCTCTGCCTTATTATTTCTCCGGGCTACTGTTATTCTGCCTGATCGGCGCGGTTCAGGGCTATCTGCATTATGGCTTGAGTTCTAATTGGTGGCCCGATCTCAACGGCTGGCTGTTTTTTGCGATCTTGCCGGCCTTAGCTTTCGTGTATTACAAGAATCCAGATAAGAAGGTTTATGAACGCTTGGCGCTAGTCGCTCTGGCAGCGGTCATCTGGTTAGGCCTTAAAACCTTGGTTTTTTTCTTTATTTTTTCTCATGATTTTTCTTGGTCTTATCACTTGTACCGTTGGATCAGGGTGAGCGGCGTGGGCGAGATTACTAATATCGGTTTTAATTGGCCTCGAATCTTTTTGCAATCTCAGGTCTATGCTCCGATCGCTTTCCTTGGCCTCTTATTTTTTCCCAGCAAGAAATTTGCCTATCATGTGCTTTTAACTTTATGCCTAATGACAACCTTGATCAGCTTCTCCCGCAGTTTTTGGGCAGGGTTGCTCTTGGCTTATATTTTCGCCGCCTTCATTTTAATTAAGAGGAATTCTTTGAAAATTTGGTTGAAGCAAACTTTACTGGTTGCGGGCCTGACTGCCGGTAGCCTGGTCTTGATTTATGTTTTGGCTTTTTTCCCTTATCCTAAATCTCTAGTTTCTTTTTCACCAGACTTATTCCAGCGCCGCGCTAATTTTTTGGAATCCGAAGCAGCCATCGCTTCGCGCTGGTCCTTGCTCAAGCCTTTGTGGCAGAAAGCCTGGCAAGAGCCGGTCTTAGGGCAGGGTTTTGGAACGCTTGTCAGCTATCATTCCAGCGATCCGCGGATCCTAGAGCTTCATCCGGACGGGTATTATACTACCTACGCCTTCGAGTGGGCTTATCTGGATATCCTTTTGAAAATCGGGCTTTTAGGGCTCCTGGCTTATCTGGTCCTCTTAGGTCGAATCTTGCGCCAAGGATTTAAGAACTCTACGCCCTTAAAAGCAGCTATCATTTCAGCCTTAGTCTTTTTGATAGTGACCAATGTCTTCACTCCCTATCTCAATCATCCGCTGGGCATCGCTTATCTCCTCTTCAGCTCTTGTCTTATTTTTTAA
- the greA gene encoding transcription elongation factor GreA, with amino-acid sequence MSEQIISQEGYDKLQSELNFLSQVRRKEIAERIERAKELGDLSENAEYSEAKDAQALNEGRILELANILKNVTVVDSHGSKDEVVMGSVVTVKSDSQEKTYTIVSFNEADPANGKISNESPLGLAFVGKKKGAMVEVETPRGVIKYKIMKIE; translated from the coding sequence ATGTCGGAGCAAATCATCTCGCAAGAGGGCTATGATAAGCTGCAGAGCGAACTTAATTTCTTGAGCCAAGTCAGGCGCAAGGAAATCGCTGAGCGGATCGAACGCGCTAAAGAATTAGGTGACTTGAGTGAGAATGCTGAATACAGTGAAGCTAAGGACGCCCAGGCCTTAAATGAAGGCCGGATCCTGGAACTGGCTAATATCTTGAAGAACGTCACCGTAGTCGACAGTCATGGCTCTAAGGATGAAGTGGTGATGGGTTCGGTCGTAACCGTAAAAAGCGATAGCCAGGAAAAGACTTATACGATTGTCAGTTTCAACGAAGCTGATCCGGCTAACGGCAAGATTTCCAATGAATCTCCTTTAGGACTCGCCTTCGTCGGCAAGAAAAAAGGCGCTATGGTCGAAGTGGAAACTCCGCGCGGGGTTATCAAATATAAGATCATGAAGATCGAGTAG
- the lysS gene encoding lysine--tRNA ligase produces the protein MNHPDKKEAAPNERTDRLKKLETLQALGLDPYPATARRDHMIAEVLAKFSQLEKKSDIFFLSGRLRSLRTHGNLTFANLEDFSGNIQVALSKNDLGGESYKNFVKLVDGGDFIEVEGSCFVTHKGEESVLVKSWRLLTKALRPVPDAWYGLKDEEELFRKRYLDILLNPETKKMVLTRAKFWQATRQFLLDRGFIEVETPVLENTTGGADARPFVTHHNALDMDVYLRISMGELWQKKLMVAGLEKTFEIGRQFRNEGMDAEHLQDYTQMEFYWAYANYEMGMELVEEMYKYIAQAAFGTLKFKIKGFDIDLGKKWERYDYRETVLNMTGVDVLKASEKEIKAKLDELKVEYDHKGFNITRAMDNLWKYCRKQIAGPGFLVGTPVTVSPLAKRDEKNPDLAQKFQPIIAGSEVGNGYSELNNPIDQDMRFREQQSLREAGDDEAQMYDHDFVEALEYGMPPTCGFGFSERLFSFLMNKSARECQIFPLMKPRA, from the coding sequence ATGAATCATCCAGATAAAAAAGAGGCCGCCCCTAACGAGCGGACCGACCGTTTGAAAAAATTAGAAACTTTGCAAGCTCTCGGCCTAGATCCTTATCCCGCGACCGCTCGCCGCGACCATATGATCGCCGAGGTGCTAGCTAAATTTTCCCAATTAGAGAAGAAGTCAGATATTTTTTTCCTGTCCGGCCGCCTGCGCAGCCTGCGCACCCACGGCAACCTGACTTTTGCTAACTTGGAAGATTTTTCTGGCAATATCCAGGTCGCCCTCTCTAAGAATGACCTAGGAGGCGAGAGTTATAAGAATTTCGTGAAGTTGGTGGATGGCGGTGATTTCATTGAAGTAGAGGGCAGTTGTTTCGTGACCCATAAAGGTGAAGAAAGCGTCTTGGTAAAATCATGGCGCCTGCTGACCAAGGCTTTGCGGCCGGTTCCGGATGCTTGGTACGGCCTTAAAGATGAGGAGGAATTATTCCGGAAGCGATATTTAGATATCTTACTCAATCCTGAAACTAAAAAAATGGTTCTGACTCGGGCTAAGTTTTGGCAAGCTACCAGGCAGTTCCTATTAGATCGCGGTTTCATCGAAGTTGAGACTCCGGTTTTAGAAAATACGACCGGCGGTGCTGATGCCCGGCCTTTCGTCACTCATCATAATGCCTTGGATATGGATGTTTATCTGCGGATCTCCATGGGCGAATTGTGGCAGAAGAAATTAATGGTGGCGGGCTTGGAAAAGACTTTTGAAATCGGCCGGCAGTTCCGCAATGAAGGTATGGACGCCGAACACCTGCAGGATTATACCCAGATGGAATTCTATTGGGCTTACGCTAACTATGAGATGGGCATGGAACTGGTCGAGGAGATGTATAAGTATATCGCCCAGGCCGCTTTTGGTACTTTAAAATTCAAGATCAAAGGCTTTGATATTGATTTGGGTAAGAAATGGGAGCGCTATGATTACCGCGAGACAGTTTTAAATATGACCGGCGTCGATGTCTTGAAGGCCTCCGAGAAGGAAATCAAGGCCAAGCTGGATGAGCTTAAGGTTGAATATGATCATAAAGGTTTTAATATTACAAGAGCGATGGATAATCTTTGGAAATATTGTCGTAAGCAGATCGCTGGTCCCGGTTTCTTAGTGGGCACGCCAGTTACGGTTTCTCCTTTAGCAAAAAGGGATGAAAAGAATCCGGATTTAGCCCAGAAGTTCCAACCGATTATTGCCGGTTCCGAGGTTGGCAATGGCTATAGCGAGTTGAATAACCCGATTGATCAGGATATGCGTTTTAGGGAACAACAATCTTTGCGCGAGGCTGGCGATGACGAAGCCCAGATGTATGACCATGATTTCGTTGAAGCTTTGGAATATGGCATGCCGCCGACTTGCGGCTTCGGTTTCAGTGAGAGGCTGTTCAGTTTCTTGATGAATAAGAGCGCGCGCGAATGCCAAATTTTCCCCTTAATGAAACCGAGAGCTTAA
- a CDS encoding pyrimidine dimer DNA glycosylase/endonuclease V has product MRLWSLHPRYLDQKGLVALWREGLLAKKVLEGKTKGYKRHPQLQRFQDSPHALHDINAYLTAVYQEAKERGYNFQAAKISFKKIKKQITVNEGQLAYEFQHLLAKLLVRDKARHKSLKAIKSIAAAPLFKIVKGGKADWEKV; this is encoded by the coding sequence ATGCGTCTTTGGAGCCTGCATCCTAGGTATTTAGACCAGAAAGGCTTAGTAGCTCTCTGGCGGGAAGGCTTATTAGCCAAGAAAGTCTTAGAAGGGAAGACTAAAGGCTATAAGAGACACCCGCAATTGCAGCGTTTCCAAGATAGTCCTCACGCGCTACATGATATCAACGCTTATCTGACCGCCGTCTACCAAGAAGCCAAGGAGCGCGGCTATAATTTCCAGGCGGCCAAGATAAGTTTTAAAAAGATTAAGAAACAGATAACTGTAAATGAGGGGCAGCTGGCCTATGAATTCCAGCATCTTCTAGCTAAATTATTAGTTAGGGATAAGGCTCGGCATAAGAGCCTGAAAGCTATTAAATCAATCGCCGCCGCGCCTCTTTTTAAAATTGTCAAAGGCGGCAAGGCTGATTGGGAAAAAGTATGA
- a CDS encoding divalent metal cation transporter, translating into MKKIIAKIKKLLKIAGPGVITGAADDDPSGIATYTQTGAQFGYSQLWATIGILPFLVATQEACARIGAVTGQGLAAVIKKNYNKKILFFAVALVVLANTINIGADIGAMAEAAQLIIPVNFTILALVFTSLILVLEIFVPYKNYSKILKWLVIALLSYPITVFLVREPWLLILKNTFVPNIQFDFNFFFIITGVLGTTISPYMFFWEASEEVEEEKIKHIWRRNLFPRGLKKFLHNLQIDNFVGMLFSNLAAWCIIVLAATVLHSNGITDVANAADAARALEPLVNTFPNAGLLAKIIFAVGIIGLGLLAVPVLSGSASYAMSEAFGWNEGLNHRFRKAQHFYGVIIVATLIGLIINFIGIDPIKALVFTAVFNGVVSVPLLFLIAKIARSEKIMGEYRSGGVSNFLVWGTFAVMALSSIIMFYTLGRSLF; encoded by the coding sequence ATGAAAAAAATCATTGCCAAGATAAAAAAACTTCTAAAGATCGCCGGCCCCGGGGTAATTACCGGAGCGGCTGATGATGATCCATCGGGTATCGCTACCTATACCCAGACCGGTGCTCAATTCGGCTATAGCCAGCTGTGGGCGACGATCGGCATCCTGCCTTTCCTAGTGGCCACCCAGGAAGCTTGCGCCCGGATCGGGGCTGTGACCGGGCAAGGACTCGCCGCGGTCATTAAAAAGAATTATAATAAGAAAATCCTTTTTTTCGCCGTGGCTTTGGTCGTTTTAGCTAACACTATCAATATCGGCGCTGATATCGGCGCTATGGCGGAAGCGGCCCAATTAATCATACCGGTTAATTTTACGATTCTGGCCCTGGTATTTACCTCTCTGATCTTAGTCCTTGAGATTTTCGTACCCTATAAGAATTATTCTAAGATCTTGAAATGGCTAGTTATCGCTCTCTTGTCTTATCCGATTACGGTTTTCTTGGTGCGCGAACCTTGGCTTTTGATCTTAAAGAATACCTTTGTCCCCAACATCCAGTTCGACTTTAATTTTTTCTTCATCATCACCGGTGTGCTGGGAACGACGATTTCTCCCTATATGTTTTTTTGGGAAGCTTCGGAAGAAGTAGAGGAGGAGAAAATCAAGCATATCTGGCGCCGTAACCTTTTTCCGCGGGGCCTGAAGAAATTCTTGCATAATCTCCAGATCGATAATTTTGTCGGCATGCTGTTTTCTAATTTAGCCGCTTGGTGCATTATCGTGCTGGCGGCCACAGTCTTGCATTCTAACGGGATTACAGACGTCGCTAATGCGGCAGATGCGGCTAGAGCTTTAGAGCCCCTGGTTAACACTTTCCCTAATGCCGGGCTTCTAGCTAAAATTATTTTTGCTGTTGGCATCATTGGTTTGGGTTTGTTAGCCGTTCCAGTCCTTTCCGGTTCGGCTTCCTATGCCATGTCCGAAGCTTTCGGCTGGAATGAGGGCTTGAACCATAGGTTTAGGAAGGCCCAGCATTTTTATGGAGTTATTATTGTAGCGACTCTTATCGGCCTCATCATCAATTTTATCGGTATCGACCCGATTAAGGCTTTGGTGTTTACCGCCGTCTTTAATGGCGTCGTGTCCGTCCCTTTGTTGTTTTTGATTGCTAAAATCGCCAGGAGCGAGAAGATTATGGGCGAGTATCGGAGCGGGGGAGTAAGTAATTTCCTGGTTTGGGGGACTTTTGCCGTCATGGCCCTGTCTTCTATAATCATGTTCTATACTTTAGGGCGTTCACTATTCTAA